The Sediminispirochaeta smaragdinae DSM 11293 genome has a segment encoding these proteins:
- a CDS encoding response regulator transcription factor: protein MKFVVVENEIRIREGLIKLVQKINPDYQMLGEAKDGIEGARMITEKRPDLVITDIRMPKLDGLGMLNRLKENHIPVRAIVLSAYSEFAYARKALQLGVSEYLLKPISVGELSRSLKNIESQLVSDQEQLALFSMEKILHSVISGEMEVDQKARRFLAENYQVDTEGYFALVDVYTGKRSETDYQKFVRIIKMILQNKIGLCYKLIMEQKRYNILIVIYNVKDCRPLYDWFNTFFSSEMRRNGLKDFGTVWSSFQDLDQIREAAKESSGLLEWSLVLGDNRMISKTEIHRLQLNPVSYPVFIEGRVRTALCTLDKNTFESGIKNFIDYYNERRFFSPREIKESFIRFIWAVLSIAREVVYEDYAAINQQQLLEQISLAITWRELEHATHILLHLLPGSLGENQNESLLVIRVKNMIHEFYSQGITLEEIAAKSNVTPEYLSTQFHLETGSNFSTYLKEYRIQKAKELLIGTNLKLYSVSKKIGYRDPKYFCRVFKDTTGLNPSEYRKTNR from the coding sequence ATGAAGTTTGTTGTCGTAGAAAATGAGATCAGGATCCGAGAAGGTCTCATAAAATTAGTGCAAAAAATTAATCCGGACTATCAGATGCTTGGAGAAGCAAAAGATGGAATAGAGGGAGCCCGTATGATAACGGAAAAAAGACCTGATTTGGTTATCACCGATATCAGGATGCCGAAACTTGACGGGCTTGGAATGTTGAATAGGCTGAAAGAAAATCATATTCCTGTGCGAGCAATAGTATTAAGTGCCTATTCCGAATTTGCATATGCCCGCAAGGCTCTTCAGTTGGGAGTCAGCGAGTATCTTCTTAAACCGATTTCTGTCGGCGAGTTATCACGATCCCTTAAAAATATAGAAAGCCAGCTTGTATCTGATCAGGAACAGCTAGCTTTATTCTCAATGGAGAAAATATTACATTCTGTTATCTCGGGAGAAATGGAAGTTGATCAGAAGGCAAGAAGATTTCTTGCGGAAAATTACCAGGTTGATACAGAAGGTTATTTTGCTCTTGTCGATGTATATACTGGAAAAAGATCAGAAACTGACTACCAAAAGTTTGTTCGGATAATAAAGATGATTTTGCAAAATAAGATTGGTTTGTGTTATAAGCTCATTATGGAGCAGAAAAGATACAATATACTAATAGTTATTTACAACGTAAAAGATTGCAGACCCCTTTATGATTGGTTCAATACATTTTTTTCATCGGAAATGAGGAGGAATGGATTGAAAGATTTCGGAACAGTATGGTCTTCGTTTCAAGATTTAGATCAAATAAGGGAGGCTGCAAAAGAAAGCAGCGGGCTGCTTGAGTGGAGTCTTGTTCTTGGAGATAACAGAATGATTTCAAAGACGGAAATACATCGACTGCAGCTCAATCCTGTTTCCTATCCTGTTTTTATCGAGGGTAGGGTTCGCACCGCTCTCTGTACACTGGATAAAAATACGTTTGAATCTGGAATTAAGAATTTTATCGATTACTATAACGAAAGAAGATTCTTTTCTCCAAGAGAAATTAAAGAGTCATTTATCCGATTTATCTGGGCCGTGTTGAGTATTGCCCGCGAGGTTGTTTATGAAGATTATGCCGCTATTAACCAGCAGCAGCTACTGGAACAGATCTCTTTGGCAATTACATGGCGAGAACTTGAGCATGCAACACATATTCTATTGCACCTTTTACCGGGATCACTGGGAGAAAATCAGAACGAAAGTCTGCTTGTGATACGGGTGAAAAACATGATACATGAATTTTATTCTCAGGGAATTACCCTGGAAGAGATTGCGGCAAAAAGTAATGTTACCCCCGAATACCTCAGTACCCAGTTTCATCTTGAGACGGGAAGCAACTTTAGCACGTATCTGAAAGAATACAGGATACAGAAAGCAAAAGAGTTGCTCATAGGTACTAATTTAAAATTGTATTCTGTTAGTAAAAAAATTGGGTACAGAGATCCGAAATATTTTTGTCGGGTTTTTAAAGATACGACGGGATTGAATCCGTCGGAATACCGAAAGACAAACAGGTAA
- a CDS encoding carbohydrate ABC transporter permease, translated as MIQKIRRFFRFGNTGYLFVLPALLYMLAFVGYPIISNFILSVQDVTVTTINAPTKDFVGFENYRTLLEDEVLITSIRNTFIFTIACLIFQFLIGFALALFFNKDFPFAKPLRGLLMIPWMIPMTVSGLMFKFMFSTNVGIINQLLQMSRVIEEPIEWLMHPGSAMFSLIATNTWIGIPFNMILLSTGLTTIPPELYEAAAIDGANKRQSFFKITVPLLKSAIEAVLILGFIYTFKVFDLVFVMTNGGPVNSTHLLSTYSYKLSFGLFKYSQGAATANILFIILFCVSIIYLKFVYNDKGTAA; from the coding sequence GTGATTCAGAAGATACGACGCTTTTTTAGATTCGGAAACACCGGATATCTGTTTGTTCTGCCTGCCTTGCTGTATATGCTTGCATTTGTAGGATATCCGATTATCAGTAACTTTATTCTGAGTGTTCAGGATGTTACCGTCACAACGATTAATGCTCCTACAAAGGACTTTGTAGGTTTTGAAAATTACAGGACACTTTTGGAAGACGAGGTGCTAATAACTTCCATTCGCAATACTTTCATATTCACCATTGCTTGTCTTATCTTCCAGTTTCTCATAGGTTTTGCTCTTGCTCTGTTTTTTAACAAGGACTTTCCATTTGCAAAACCTCTGAGGGGTCTGTTGATGATCCCATGGATGATTCCTATGACAGTTTCTGGATTGATGTTTAAATTCATGTTTTCTACGAATGTCGGGATCATCAACCAGCTATTACAGATGTCCAGAGTCATCGAGGAACCGATAGAATGGTTGATGCATCCCGGGTCAGCCATGTTCTCTTTAATCGCAACCAATACTTGGATAGGCATCCCCTTCAATATGATTCTTCTTTCAACCGGACTGACAACGATTCCTCCGGAACTGTATGAAGCTGCGGCAATCGACGGAGCAAACAAACGACAATCGTTTTTCAAAATAACCGTTCCCTTGCTGAAATCGGCCATAGAAGCGGTTCTGATTCTCGGTTTTATTTATACCTTCAAGGTTTTCGATCTTGTGTTTGTTATGACCAACGGAGGCCCTGTAAATTCGACTCATTTACTTTCAACGTATTCCTATAAGCTTTCATTCGGCTTATTCAAATACAGTCAGGGAGCGGCAACGGCAAATATTCTGTTCATAATACTTTTTTGTGTCAGCATTATCTATCTGAAATTTGTATACAACGATAAGGGAACCGCAGCATGA
- a CDS encoding ABC transporter ATP-binding protein: MNNTKETKIEGNLNSAREPVFKQFKPGTIKRLLSYMKEYRLRLTFVIICIILSAGANAASALFLQSLIDTYIIPLLGQQHPDFSLLLRALLFMGSIYSIGVLATLFYNRMMVVISQGTLKRIRDNMFAHMQSLPIKFFDTHSHGDVMSYYTNDADTLRQMMSQSLPQMFASVVTIATVFFSMLYLSVWLTVFVVLFTLALLKLIKLLVGKSSVHFMKQQESLGDVDGYIEEMINGQKVVKVFCYEEKAKEAFDKKNDELCASATQANKYGNITMPIVANMGYVLYVLLAIVGGAAAIGGIKNISLSGADVLTIGTIVSFLTLSRSFIMPIGQVSMQFNMVIMALAGASRIFDFLDAEEEKDEGYVTLVNAKEENGEIRECRERTDIWAWKHPHGDGSLTYTKMKGKIVFDNVDFGYEKNKIVLHNVDLYAEPGQKVALVGATGAGKTTITNLINRFYDIADGKIRYDTININKIKKPDLRRSLGIVLQDVNLFTGTVMENIRYGKLDASDEECIAAAKLSNADSFIHMLPQGYDTVLEGNGSGLSQGQRQLISIARAAVADPPVMILDEATSSIDTRTEAIVQKGMDALMKGRTVFVIAHRLSTIRNADIIMVLEHGHIIEKGNHEQLIEKKGKYYQLYTGAFELE; the protein is encoded by the coding sequence ATGAATAATACAAAAGAGACGAAAATAGAAGGAAACTTGAATTCGGCAAGAGAGCCTGTATTTAAACAGTTCAAGCCCGGCACAATTAAACGATTGTTATCGTATATGAAGGAATATAGGCTTCGGCTCACTTTCGTCATTATCTGTATCATACTCAGTGCGGGGGCCAATGCTGCATCGGCATTGTTCCTGCAGTCTTTGATTGACACCTATATCATCCCTTTACTTGGACAGCAGCATCCCGATTTTTCTTTGCTCCTGCGGGCCCTGCTCTTCATGGGATCAATATATAGTATCGGAGTTTTGGCAACGCTTTTCTATAACAGAATGATGGTGGTTATTTCTCAAGGGACGCTCAAACGTATACGCGATAACATGTTTGCGCATATGCAGAGTCTGCCTATTAAATTCTTTGATACGCACAGTCATGGTGATGTTATGAGCTATTACACCAATGATGCCGACACACTGCGTCAAATGATGTCCCAAAGCCTGCCTCAGATGTTTGCGTCCGTTGTCACGATTGCCACGGTGTTCTTTTCCATGTTGTACCTCAGTGTATGGCTGACAGTCTTTGTTGTCTTGTTCACATTGGCCCTATTAAAATTAATCAAACTACTGGTCGGAAAAAGTAGTGTCCACTTTATGAAGCAACAGGAATCCTTAGGAGACGTGGATGGATATATTGAGGAAATGATCAACGGGCAAAAGGTCGTTAAGGTTTTCTGTTATGAGGAAAAAGCAAAAGAAGCCTTTGATAAAAAAAATGATGAGCTCTGTGCGAGTGCTACTCAGGCCAACAAATACGGGAACATCACTATGCCTATTGTAGCCAACATGGGATATGTGTTATATGTGCTCCTTGCCATTGTCGGCGGGGCTGCTGCTATTGGAGGCATCAAAAACATTAGCCTCTCTGGAGCCGATGTTTTAACCATCGGTACCATTGTCTCTTTTCTTACCTTGTCCCGCAGTTTTATTATGCCTATCGGCCAGGTTTCCATGCAGTTTAATATGGTAATTATGGCCCTGGCCGGCGCATCGCGTATTTTTGATTTTCTCGATGCAGAAGAGGAAAAGGACGAGGGATATGTTACCCTGGTCAATGCCAAAGAAGAAAACGGCGAGATCAGGGAGTGTCGCGAGCGTACAGACATCTGGGCCTGGAAGCATCCTCATGGCGATGGTTCGCTTACCTATACGAAAATGAAGGGAAAAATTGTTTTTGATAATGTCGATTTCGGGTATGAAAAAAACAAGATTGTCCTCCATAATGTCGACCTGTATGCCGAACCGGGGCAAAAAGTGGCGCTTGTAGGCGCTACCGGTGCAGGTAAAACCACTATAACAAACCTTATTAATCGGTTTTATGATATTGCAGACGGCAAAATACGTTACGATACTATCAACATCAACAAAATTAAAAAGCCGGACCTTCGACGTTCACTCGGTATTGTATTGCAGGATGTAAACCTATTTACCGGTACCGTGATGGAGAACATACGGTATGGCAAGCTGGACGCAAGCGATGAGGAATGCATAGCTGCTGCTAAACTTTCTAACGCGGACAGTTTCATTCACATGTTGCCCCAGGGATATGATACGGTGCTTGAAGGCAACGGCAGCGGTCTCTCTCAGGGACAAAGGCAGTTAATCTCCATTGCACGCGCGGCGGTTGCAGATCCCCCGGTAATGATTCTCGATGAGGCGACCTCCTCTATTGATACGAGAACCGAAGCCATCGTGCAAAAGGGTATGGATGCTCTTATGAAAGGACGTACGGTTTTTGTGATTGCTCATCGTCTTTCCACAATTCGCAATGCCGATATCATTATGGTTCTGGAACATGGGCATATTATTGAGAAAGGAAATCATGAACAGCTAATTGAGAAGAAAGGAAAGTATTATCAACTTTACACAGGAGCCTTTGAGCTTGAATAA
- a CDS encoding carbohydrate ABC transporter permease, which produces MNVKEKKNLTMCIAALLITVVLLFPLYWMLVTSLKGEIEIFKVPPTFFPKVLNLDSYAAQLEHGDFNMFASFKNSFIISFCAMCISLILAIPAAYGIARFHFKGKKLAILTFLITQMLPVSVILTPMFIIFRDMNLLNHQLSAILADATIGIPFSVLILNGYFASIPKELEDAGRIDGCNRFSSFLLIFVPIAKPGVIVCAVFSFLYAWGDLAYGMTFIQDQRLRPITAGMFNFLGQYGTKWSYLTAFAVVTIIPVTLIFIFMQKYIISGLTSGAVKE; this is translated from the coding sequence ATGAATGTAAAAGAAAAGAAAAATCTCACAATGTGCATAGCGGCCTTGCTGATAACCGTTGTTCTTCTGTTTCCTCTTTACTGGATGCTGGTCACCTCATTGAAGGGGGAGATAGAAATCTTTAAGGTACCACCTACTTTCTTTCCGAAAGTCCTGAACCTTGACTCGTATGCTGCCCAGCTGGAACATGGGGATTTTAACATGTTCGCTTCCTTTAAGAACAGTTTTATTATCTCTTTTTGTGCAATGTGTATATCATTGATTCTTGCCATTCCCGCTGCATACGGAATAGCAAGATTTCATTTTAAAGGTAAAAAGCTTGCCATTCTAACCTTTCTCATAACACAGATGCTCCCTGTTTCTGTCATACTTACCCCGATGTTTATTATCTTCCGGGACATGAACCTGTTGAATCATCAGCTCTCGGCAATCCTTGCGGACGCCACGATAGGAATCCCGTTTTCGGTTTTGATATTGAACGGATATTTCGCATCCATTCCCAAAGAGTTGGAAGATGCCGGACGCATAGATGGATGCAATCGGTTTAGCTCTTTTCTTCTTATCTTTGTGCCAATAGCAAAACCCGGAGTCATAGTATGCGCGGTTTTTTCATTTCTTTATGCATGGGGAGATCTTGCTTACGGAATGACATTTATTCAGGACCAGAGGTTGAGACCCATAACAGCCGGAATGTTCAATTTTCTGGGACAATACGGAACAAAATGGAGTTACCTTACCGCTTTTGCTGTTGTCACCATTATCCCTGTCACGTTAATTTTTATTTTCATGCAGAAATATATCATCAGCGGACTGACCAGCGGAGCAGTAAAGGAATAA
- a CDS encoding glycoside hydrolase family 31 protein: MIKQEKNRLIRRQDKELLCIEPWGKNSLRVRATQSYEILPDDDFALQDSPEETLPVRIEISGKRASIQNGKISCDIYPSGKMCFLNQKGEIILEEYDRNRFKEEDEGFNSALELDPRAFDAHTGTDYYKLTVRFEAVEGEKIYGMGQYQQPFLNHKGCLLELSHRNSQASIPFALSSRGYGFLWNNPAIGRVTFGRNITEWIAESTRQMDYWITAGDSPAEIHEQYMNVTGKPPVMPEYGTGFWQCKMRYQTQEELLNVAREYKKRGLPISVIVADFFHWPHQGDWCFDPEYWPDPEGMVKELKSMGIELMVSIWPTVDKESRNYKRMEEEGLLTRSEKGSRMTQLWDACFADMTNPATRSFVWSELKKNYYDKGIRIFWLDEAEPEFTKYEYSNYRYWRGSDLEIGNLFPKEYAKMAYEGMKLEGQKNIINLIRCAWAGSQKFGALLWSGDIDSSFRALRDQLAAGLNTGLAGIPWWTTDIGGFHGGNIASEEFRECFVRWFQFGTFCPVMRLHGDREPHKEPLGTSGGGLMPSGADNEVWSYGEDVYQICKKYLRIREHLRPYLMRLMEKAHEKGTPVMRPLFYDFPQDDKAWNVDDEYMLGESLIVCPVLYEGRKSRAVYLPGKSSWRDLHTGALYEGGTSFSYDTPLDVIPVFAKKGELPEII, from the coding sequence TTGATAAAACAGGAAAAAAACAGGCTGATACGAAGACAGGATAAGGAGCTGCTTTGCATTGAGCCATGGGGAAAAAACAGCCTTCGAGTAAGGGCCACCCAGTCATATGAAATATTGCCCGATGATGATTTTGCACTCCAGGATTCGCCTGAAGAAACGCTTCCGGTACGGATAGAGATATCCGGTAAAAGGGCAAGCATTCAAAACGGAAAGATTTCTTGTGATATCTACCCCTCGGGGAAGATGTGTTTTCTGAATCAGAAGGGAGAAATAATTCTTGAAGAATATGATCGAAACAGGTTCAAGGAAGAGGATGAAGGCTTTAACAGCGCCCTTGAGCTGGACCCTCGGGCCTTCGATGCACATACAGGCACGGATTATTATAAGCTGACGGTACGTTTCGAGGCTGTTGAAGGAGAGAAGATCTATGGGATGGGGCAGTACCAACAGCCGTTTCTCAACCATAAAGGCTGCCTCCTTGAACTATCTCACAGGAATTCCCAGGCCAGCATACCTTTTGCCCTGTCAAGTCGGGGGTACGGATTCCTCTGGAACAATCCGGCTATCGGACGTGTGACATTCGGCAGAAACATAACCGAATGGATTGCCGAATCCACAAGGCAAATGGATTACTGGATTACCGCAGGAGACAGTCCTGCGGAGATTCATGAGCAATATATGAATGTAACAGGCAAACCGCCTGTCATGCCCGAATACGGAACGGGTTTCTGGCAATGTAAGATGCGATATCAGACCCAGGAAGAACTTCTGAATGTCGCCAGGGAATACAAAAAACGAGGTTTGCCCATTTCCGTTATTGTTGCCGATTTTTTTCACTGGCCTCATCAAGGAGATTGGTGTTTTGATCCTGAGTACTGGCCGGATCCCGAAGGCATGGTCAAGGAACTCAAATCAATGGGAATCGAACTTATGGTTTCGATATGGCCTACGGTAGACAAAGAGAGCAGGAACTATAAAAGGATGGAGGAGGAAGGACTCCTAACCCGTTCGGAAAAGGGCAGCCGCATGACCCAGTTGTGGGATGCCTGTTTTGCCGATATGACAAACCCTGCAACAAGGTCCTTTGTGTGGTCCGAATTAAAGAAAAACTACTACGACAAAGGCATTCGTATTTTCTGGCTTGATGAAGCAGAGCCGGAATTTACGAAATACGAGTACAGCAACTACCGGTACTGGAGAGGCTCTGACCTCGAAATCGGTAATCTTTTTCCCAAAGAATATGCAAAGATGGCTTATGAAGGGATGAAGCTCGAAGGGCAAAAGAATATTATCAATCTGATACGCTGCGCATGGGCTGGCAGCCAGAAATTCGGCGCCCTCCTCTGGTCGGGGGATATTGATTCCAGCTTCAGAGCTCTTCGTGATCAGCTCGCGGCGGGACTCAATACGGGTCTGGCCGGCATTCCATGGTGGACAACGGATATCGGAGGCTTTCACGGAGGAAACATTGCCTCCGAGGAATTCAGGGAATGCTTTGTACGCTGGTTCCAATTCGGAACGTTTTGTCCGGTAATGCGGCTGCACGGGGATAGGGAACCGCATAAAGAGCCGTTGGGGACTTCAGGGGGAGGCCTGATGCCCAGCGGGGCGGATAATGAGGTATGGAGCTATGGTGAGGATGTGTATCAAATCTGTAAAAAGTATCTCCGTATACGGGAACATTTGCGCCCTTACCTGATGAGGCTTATGGAAAAGGCCCATGAAAAAGGTACGCCGGTCATGCGTCCCCTGTTCTATGATTTTCCTCAGGATGATAAAGCCTGGAATGTGGATGACGAATATATGCTGGGAGAGTCGTTGATAGTTTGCCCGGTACTTTATGAAGGCCGAAAAAGCAGAGCGGTATATCTTCCAGGTAAAAGCTCCTGGCGAGATCTTCATACGGGAGCGTTGTATGAAGGCGGAACCTCATTTTCATACGATACACCGCTGGATGTAATTCCCGTCTTTGCAAAAAAAGGAGAACTTCCGGAAATAATATAG
- a CDS encoding ABC transporter substrate-binding protein encodes MKKGIAAILILFVSGLLFAGGAQEKQGTPESDSAPGEKKTVVIWNYWETVKHQETLARICKDYNNSQDQVEVVTKYIPFADFKKQLSIGVVASELPDMVIIDNPDHASYAAMGIFADITDELASWPGLKEYYEGPLNSCKLDGRLYGLPFGSNCLSLFYNEDMLNEAGVEPPTTWEELKDVALKTTKGTVHGFGISSLQNEEGTFGFLCWLWGTGNSSFEINDANGIKALSLVRDLAKSGAMPKDVINWTQGDTMNQFISGNLAMMVNGPWQVPTMREQAPDLNWNVVMMPVGDEPASDLGGENFAIINGDRVPEAIEFLKFVASPEEMKTYINDFGYIASRKDVADTQFSDDPIMKVFVKQMAYAYPRGPHPRWPEISDALSLAMNECITGVSTPEAAAAKAQQTIDSIVK; translated from the coding sequence ATGAAAAAAGGAATTGCTGCTATTTTGATTCTTTTCGTTTCTGGTCTCCTCTTTGCAGGAGGTGCACAGGAAAAACAAGGAACACCGGAATCCGATTCTGCACCTGGAGAGAAAAAAACGGTTGTCATTTGGAATTACTGGGAAACGGTAAAACATCAGGAAACGCTGGCCAGAATATGTAAGGATTATAATAACTCTCAGGACCAGGTTGAGGTTGTTACCAAATACATCCCATTTGCCGATTTCAAAAAGCAGTTATCTATCGGGGTTGTTGCTTCGGAACTGCCCGACATGGTTATTATTGATAATCCTGATCATGCTTCCTATGCCGCAATGGGGATATTTGCCGATATCACCGATGAGTTGGCTTCATGGCCCGGTTTAAAAGAGTATTATGAAGGACCGCTTAATTCCTGCAAACTGGACGGACGCCTTTACGGTCTCCCCTTCGGCAGCAACTGTCTCTCGCTATTCTACAACGAGGATATGCTGAACGAAGCAGGCGTAGAACCCCCTACTACCTGGGAGGAACTGAAGGACGTTGCTTTGAAGACTACCAAGGGCACTGTGCATGGTTTTGGAATCAGCTCTCTCCAGAACGAGGAGGGGACATTCGGTTTTCTGTGCTGGCTATGGGGGACCGGGAATTCATCATTTGAGATAAACGATGCAAACGGAATTAAGGCGCTGAGCCTTGTTCGCGATCTCGCAAAAAGCGGGGCCATGCCCAAAGATGTAATAAACTGGACACAGGGCGACACCATGAACCAGTTCATTTCCGGCAATCTTGCCATGATGGTAAACGGCCCCTGGCAGGTACCCACCATGCGAGAACAAGCCCCTGATCTCAACTGGAATGTCGTTATGATGCCCGTAGGAGATGAACCGGCATCGGATTTGGGGGGTGAAAACTTTGCAATCATCAACGGCGATAGGGTGCCTGAAGCCATCGAATTTCTGAAATTCGTTGCTTCCCCTGAAGAGATGAAAACGTATATCAATGATTTCGGTTATATTGCTTCCAGAAAGGATGTTGCGGATACCCAGTTCTCCGACGATCCGATTATGAAGGTTTTCGTAAAGCAGATGGCGTATGCCTATCCAAGAGGACCACATCCACGGTGGCCGGAAATTTCTGATGCACTTTCTCTGGCCATGAATGAATGCATTACAGGAGTTTCGACCCCTGAGGCTGCAGCGGCGAAAGCTCAGCAGACGATCGACAGCATAGTAAAATAA
- a CDS encoding sensor histidine kinase: protein MQTQRNIQTKLGFYEDLLYRIYTDDEIVKLIDNINAGNELEINNSQLRHVLHEYIYTMPYIQSITILMSSGNMVFDDVLTGYNTKTSWLDTSDDRPEKLFRQIASKDTLKIMSSHVVSYFSSKKYYLFHIAHRIIDYRNIYKKNGVVILSIDEKMLSDICAEQQTEKNAHDKSCTVILGADGTVISYPDKSKIGTKLPLPKDPEEKRRLIGTMVSGNANHGGNNLSIYEVEDEKTGWNIFLVRDRKALYQEITNQQKLTIFVIVLSVCALLAIILLITRRLTQSIDTVVRAMNMAGEGKLSVRVEKDRRMPLEMEKIADNFNLMVRKINELIEDVHAASIKQKNAEIRALEAQVNPHFLYNTLDTINWMAIDKNEFEISNAINALARILRYSIDNSNGVVKIRREVEWLKQYIFLQQTRLKNSFESCLKIAPAVLDCHIHKLLLQPFVENAIIHGFENSEQKQILLIEISKPEDVISILIKDNGSGIEQELLEQINAGNYEFLNKKGQLGIFNAMERFRMYYGERVHIDIESTEGRGTAVHIEYTEIEG, encoded by the coding sequence GTGCAGACACAAAGAAATATTCAGACAAAACTCGGATTTTATGAAGATCTCTTATATAGAATATATACCGACGATGAGATAGTAAAATTAATTGACAACATCAATGCCGGAAATGAACTGGAAATAAACAACAGCCAGTTAAGGCATGTGCTACATGAATATATCTATACCATGCCCTATATCCAATCCATTACTATTCTGATGAGTAGTGGAAACATGGTTTTTGATGATGTTCTGACAGGTTACAATACAAAGACTTCTTGGCTGGATACCTCAGACGACAGGCCTGAAAAACTTTTCAGGCAGATAGCATCAAAAGATACTTTAAAGATAATGTCTTCTCATGTAGTCTCGTATTTTTCTTCAAAGAAATACTACCTTTTCCATATAGCACATAGAATAATCGATTACCGAAACATCTATAAAAAAAATGGAGTCGTAATTTTATCTATCGACGAAAAAATGCTTAGTGATATATGTGCTGAACAACAAACAGAAAAAAATGCTCATGATAAAAGTTGTACCGTTATACTTGGCGCGGATGGAACGGTTATATCCTATCCCGATAAATCAAAAATAGGAACCAAGCTGCCTTTACCAAAAGATCCGGAAGAAAAGAGAAGACTTATCGGTACCATGGTTTCTGGTAATGCCAATCATGGAGGAAACAATCTATCCATCTACGAGGTTGAAGATGAAAAAACGGGTTGGAATATCTTTCTTGTCAGAGATCGAAAGGCTCTGTATCAGGAAATTACGAATCAACAAAAGCTAACAATATTCGTCATTGTATTATCCGTGTGTGCGCTTTTGGCCATTATTCTACTGATTACAAGACGATTAACCCAATCCATAGATACGGTTGTCAGAGCCATGAATATGGCAGGAGAAGGAAAACTTTCTGTTCGGGTTGAGAAAGACCGTAGAATGCCCTTGGAAATGGAAAAGATTGCTGACAACTTTAACCTCATGGTCAGAAAAATAAATGAATTAATCGAAGATGTCCATGCTGCTTCAATAAAACAAAAAAATGCAGAAATCAGGGCTCTTGAAGCACAGGTAAATCCCCATTTTTTATACAATACTCTGGATACTATAAACTGGATGGCCATCGACAAAAACGAATTTGAAATTAGTAATGCAATAAATGCTCTCGCCAGGATATTACGTTATAGTATTGATAATAGTAATGGTGTTGTAAAAATCAGACGGGAGGTCGAATGGCTCAAGCAATACATTTTCTTGCAACAGACAAGGCTTAAAAACAGTTTTGAGTCTTGCCTGAAAATAGCGCCAGCTGTTCTTGATTGCCATATCCATAAATTACTGCTTCAGCCTTTTGTTGAGAATGCCATAATCCACGGATTTGAGAACTCAGAACAGAAACAAATTTTATTGATAGAAATCAGCAAACCGGAAGACGTAATTTCTATTCTTATAAAAGATAATGGCAGCGGTATTGAACAGGAACTACTGGAACAGATCAATGCAGGTAACTATGAGTTTTTAAACAAAAAGGGCCAACTTGGAATTTTTAATGCAATGGAACGTTTTCGGATGTATTACGGTGAGAGAGTGCATATCGACATTGAAAGTACTGAAGGAAGAGGGACCGCTGTTCACATAGAGTATACTGAAATCGAAGGATAG